CCGGTGACCAGCACGTCGTACTTCTCGGTGAGCTTGTGCTCGGCATCGAACACGCCCGACACCCGCGCCAGGAACGCGCGCCCGATGCGTTCGGCCAGCGCGTCCTGGCCGTAGCGGCGCAGGCCGTCCACCGCCACCCACTGCAGCGGCGCCCAGCCGTTGGGCGCATCCCATTGCTGGCCGCTGCGCACCGGCGTGGTGACCAGGCCGCCCGGGCCGACCAGCTGCGCCTGCACGGTGACCGCGGTGCGCTGCGCGTGGTCGGGCGAGGCCAGCCCGGCGAACAGCGGGTAGAGCATCGCCGCGGTCACCCGGTCGCGCGGGGCGCGCGTGCGCAGGTCGTAGTCGGCGTAGTAGCCGGCCGGATTCCACAGGTGGCGCTCGATGGCGGCCTGGCGCTGCGCGGCGCGCGTGGCGTAGTCGATGCGGCAGGCGCCGGGCTGCTGTGCGCAGGCCGCCGCCAGCGTGGCCTCCAGGTGGTACATCAGGCTGTTGAGGTCCACCGGCACGATCTGCGTGGTGTGGATGCTGCCCAGCTGCTGCGGATCGTCGAACCAGCGGCTGGAGAAATCCCAGCCCGACTCGGCCGCCGCGCGCAGGTCGCGGTAGACCTCGCCGGCCGGGCGCGACGCGCGCACCTGCGCGGCGGTGGCCACATCGTGCGCCCAGGCCTCCTGGCGCGGCATGTCGCGGTCGTCCCAGTAGCGGTTGAGCAGGCTGCCGTCGGCCAGGCGCACCACGCGCGCCGAGGCCTGGCCGGGCTTGAGCGCCTCGCTGCCGCGCATCCAGTAGGCGTACTCGGCCTGCAGCTGCGGCAGGTAGCGGCGCCGGACCTCATCGCCCTGCTGCGCGGACGCCTCGCTGACCATGAAGGCGAAGAACGGCGGCTGCGAGCGGCTGAGGTAGTAGCTGCGCGTGCCGTTGGGGATATGGCCGTAGGTATCGACCTGGTAGGCGAAGTTGTCCAGCATCTGCCGCGCCAGCGCGCCGCGGCCGCTCTCGAACAGCCCCAGCATGGTGAAGTACGAATCCCAGTAGTACACCTCGCGGAAACGCCCGCCCGGCACCACCGTCGGCTCGGGCAGCGCCAGCGCGCTGCTGTGCGGGGGCACCTGGCGGAAGCTGCGCGTGAGCACCGGCCACAGCGCATCGATGTGGCCGCGCAGGTCGGTGTCCTGGGCCAGCGTCGGCACCTGCAGCGGCGGGTCCTCGTCGAAGTGCGTGGCCACGAACGCCTTCAGGTCGAAGCCCGGCTGGCCGCGCGCGGCCAGGTACTCGGCCTCGACCCGGGCCGGATCGCCGCGCACGGTCATGTCCACGAAGTGCTTCTGGTCCTCGAACACCCGGCCCATCTGCACCGCCTCGAACAGCCGCGGATAGAGCTGGTCCGGCGTGGCCGGCGCCGCGGTCGTGGCGATTGCAGGCGCCTGCGATACCTGCGCCGGCGGCGTGGCGCAGGCGGCCAGCCCCAGGGCGACGGCGGCAACCAGCAGGTGTGCGGTGAAACGGTGGCGCGGCGCCATGCGCGGCTCCTGGGGCTCGAGGACGGAAGGGAAGATAGCAATCGGACCGCAGCGCCGCGTGGCGGTCACGCCGCGCTGCCGCATGGTCCGCGCCGCGGCGGTATCGTGGGCGCCATGACGCCGCTCAAGTACCTCGCCGGCTATCCCGAGCCCCTGCAACAGCAGGTCCGCGCCCTGATCGACGCCGGCAAGCTGGGCGAGGTGCTGGCCCGCCGCTACGACACCGCCCACGCCGTGCGCACCGACCGCCAGCTCTACGACTACACCCAGGCGATGAAGGAGCGCTACCTGCGCCAGAGCGCGCCGCTGCACAAGGTGGTCTACGACCCCAGGCTGCAGGTGGTCAAGCATGCGCTGGGCACGCATACCCAGGTCTCGCGCGTGCAGGGCGGCCGGCTCAAGGCCAGCCGCGAGATCCGCATCGCCACCGTGTTCCGCGACGCGCCGGCGCCGTTCCTGGAGATGATCGTCGCCCACGAGCTGGCGCATCTGAAGGAAGCCGACCACAACAAGGCCTTCTACCAGCTGTGCACCCACATGAGCGCCGACTACCACCAGCTGGAGTTCGACCTGCGCCTGTACCTCACCCAGCTGGAGCTGGGCGGCGATTGATGCCATGCCCGCACACGGTGCCGTGCGGGATAATCGGCGCATGCCTGAAGACGATCCCCGCCCTGTCCCGCCCGAACCGCCGCTGCCCAGCGACTGCTGCGACAGCGGCTGCGACCCGTGCGTGTATGACCTGCATGCCGAAGAGATGACGCGCTACCGCGAACAGCTCGCCGCCTGGCGCGCACGCCATCCCGAAGCCGATCACTGAGCGAGGCAAGGCGCCACGCCGGCCCGACCGGCGCGCCATCCGCCGCGCAGCAGCCGCGCCGTCGCCGCGCACAGACGCGGCTAGCCGATCAGGCCGCTTCCTCATAACGCCAGGCGTCGGCCTCGATGGCGCGTCGTACCGCGTCGTCCTCGACCAGCTGCGCCAGCACCTGCAGGCGCGCCAGCCGCAGCCAGCCGCCGGCCAGGGTGAGGAGCTGGGTCAGGCCCAGCGCCAGCCACCAGGCGCCCCAGCCCGGGCCGGAGGCGGCGATCCGCAGCCAGCCCAGCGCGGCGATCGTCAGCGCGCCCAGCACGAGGATCGCCAGGCTCAGCGCCCAGGTCGCCAGCGGCCGGCGCAGGTACAGCTTGAGCGCGCGCCACCAGTGCACCACCACCGAGCGGCTGTCGTCGCGCGCGGCAATGCGTGCGCGGGTCAACTCGGTCAGCAGGTACGGCACCAGGCACAGCAGCACCGCGGCCAGCAGCGCACCGCGCTCGGTCCAGTCGACGGTGGACTCGAGCACGGCGTCGAGCCGGCGCTCGCGCGCCACGTGCATCAGCCACACGCCGGCGGCCACGAACGGCGCCAGCGGCAGCAGCGACCACAGCAGCAGGCGCAGCTGGCGGCCGTACTCGCGCATGCCCTCGGCGGCCAGCGCGAACAGTCGCGGGCCGCGGCCCAGCCGCACCGCGGCCACCATCACGCCGGTCAGCCAGGGCCACAGCAGCGCCGTGCCCCACAGCGCGGCGAGCACGCCCCACGCGCTCCCGGTGTCCTTGGCCGCGCCGCCGAGCACATCGCCCAGCACCAGCAGGCTCAGCGCCTGCGCGTGGCGTGGCGCGTCGATGGCGTGGCTGAGCTGCGCGTCCAGCAGCGCGTACAGCGGCAGCGCCGCGACCAGGGCCACCAGCGACAGGCTGGCCCACCACAGCAGCAGCGCGCGCCAGTGCAGCGCGCGGCCCGCCGCGCGCGCCAGGGCCGACAGGCCATGGAAATCGGTCATCGCGCGCCTCACAGGTTCACCAGCGCGGTCTGCAGCGCCTGCAGCAGGGCCAGGATATCGGCGCTCCAGCGCCGCGCCGCGGCGTGGTCGCCCTCGATGCGCCGGCCGTCATCGAGCTTGTTCGCGTCCAGGAAATGCCGCTGCTGCGGGTCCAGCTGGGCCGACACCGCCCTTCGCTGATCGACGAAGCTCCAGCGCTTCCACGGCAACGCGTCGTCCCAGTCGAAGCGGCGCGTGCTGCCGTCGGCGAAGGTCACCACCAGCGTCTGCGGCACGGCCGCCCCGCGCCGGCGCACGGTCACCGTGGTGCGCCAGGCGAACGGGCCGGCTCCGGGCGCTGCCTGCGGATGCGCCTTGTCCCATGCGGCGGTGCGCGCGTCGGCCAGCGCCTCGGTCTCCTCCTCGCCGCGCGTGACCGTCCTGCCTGCCTCGACCACGCGCCCGGCCAGCGGCGTGACCGGCTCGCTGGTCAGGTCGGCCAGGCTGTCGTCGAGCTTGTGCACCGCATACACCTGCTGGTCGAACACGCGCTCGATCAGCGCGCGCTGCCCGGTGGAGGCGACCAGGGATTCGCGCAGGTCGGCGATGGAGGGATGACGAAACCTCCAGGTGGTGTAGTAGTCCTTGAACGCGCGCTCCAGCGCCGGCCTGCCCAGCTCGGTCTCCAGGTCGCGCATCAGCGTGGCGGTGCGCGAATAGACCGAGCCATAGCCGCTGGCGTCCAGCCGGTTCCAGGCGCTGGCGCCGGTGGGATCGCTGGGGTCGTCGACCTGCGCGCCCAGGCGCTCGAACACGAACGGGTCGGTCACCGGCAGGTGCACGCCCACGCGGTTCAACCACGGCGGCAGCAGGTCGTAGCGGCGATGGCCGTCGCGCAGCATGCGCTGGTCCCAGAACTCGTTGAGGCCCTCGTCCAGCATGGGCTCCTCGAACTCGTTGGAGGCCAGAATCCCGTAGAAATACCCATGGCCGAACTCGTGGATGCTGACGAAGTCCAGCGCCGCGGCGGTGGACGAGCCCGGCGGCACCTTGGCGTAGCCCTCGGCGGTGAAGAAGGTGGGGTACTCCATGCCCCCGGCCTCGGCGGCGTTGTACGGCGGGATCACCACCGTCACCGAGCGGTACGGATACGGTCCCAGCGTGCGCGAGAAGTACGTCAGCGCGTCCTGCGTGGCCTTGAGCGCGGGCCCGGCGCTGGCCACGTACTCGGGCGGATACAGCACCTGCACCGCGACCTCCGGACTGCCCGTTCCGGCCCAGGTGCCGCGCAGCGGCGTGGCGAAGCGCTTGTCGGCCGTCCAGGCGAAGTCGTGCACGTCGTCCTGCACGTAGCGGTAGCGGGTGCGCTGATGGAAGGTTTCCGGCGCGCCCTGCAGCACGCCGGTGGCGCCGACGCGATAGTCCGAGGGCACGTCCACGGTGACGTCGTAGTTGCCGAAGTCGGCGTAGAACTCGCTGTCCAGATGGAACTCGTGCGCGTTCCAGCGCGGCGCGGTGGCGCCGCGTTCGCCCGGCAGTTCCAGCACCGCGATCTTGGGGAACCACTGCCCCACCAGATGGAAGCTGCCGAACCAGCCGGTGCGCGCGATCACCCGCGGCAGCTGCGCGGCGAAATCGATGTCCAGCGTGGTGCGCTGCCCCGGCGCCACCGGCTGCGGCAGATCCAGGCGGACCACGGTCATGTCGGTGGCCGGCCCGCCGTCGGGCTGGACGAAGCTCTGCCGCACCGCCCGGCCCGCCTGGCGCACGCTGGTCATGTCGATCCAGCCCCAGCCGTCCCGGCGCACCGGCGTATCGCCGCCCGCGTCCAGCCCCAGGTCGTGCTTCTCGTGGAAGAAGGTGCTGCCGGTGTTGCGGAAGGCGTTGAGGTACAGATGCAGGTAGACCGCGCTGACCGGCACCGCGCTGCGGTTGCGCCAGGTCAGGCGTTCGCGGCCATCGAGGGTGTGGGTGATCGCGTCCAGCCGCACCTGGATGCGGTAGTCGACCACGCGGTCCGACAGCGTCGCTTCGCGGCCGGTGCGCGGGCCGCCCCAGGCGTCGGCGGCGCTGGGCGTGCGCACCGCGCCGGCATCGGCGCCGGCCAGCGCGATCCCATCCCCGTCATCGGCGACCGGCGGCGGCGCACTGGCCGCGGGCATCGGCACCGCCTGGGCCAGCGCCCAGGCCGCACACCCTGCCAGCACCAGCCCGAACCCGATGGCCCATCCGCGCCTGTACATCCTTGATATCCCCAGCCGGCCTCGTGGCGGGCCGGTTCGATGACAGGATGGTAAGGCTTGGCCCGGCGCTGGCAACCCGGCCGGGGCGGATCGCGCTCACGGGCCGGCCACGGCGGCGCGCCTAGGGTCGCGCCACCGTCCAACTGGAGTGTCCCCATGCGCGTGTTCTCGCATCCCCGGTTCCTGCAGGTGTACGCGGCGGCGCTGACCGCCGTGGTGGTCGTGGCGGTCACCACCGGCGCCACGCGCGCGCCGGGCAAGGCCAGCTTCGAGGAGATCACGGTGCAGAAACTCACCCTGGTCGAACCGGACGGCACCACCCGCCTGGTGCTGGCCAACACCGCCAAACTGCCCGGCGTGGTCTTCCACGGCCGCGAGTACGCGCACGAGAGCCGCAAGGCCGACGGCACGGCCGGCATGATCTTCTACGACGCCGAAGGCACCGAGAGCGGCGGCCTGGTGTTCAGCGGGCTCAGGCGGCCCGACGGCAGCATCAGCCGCGACGGCCACCTGTCCTTCGATGCCTACGGCCAGGACGAGTTGTCCACCTGGGTCTCGGCGCAGGACGGCGAGCGGATCAAGAGCGGCGTGCAGTTCAAGGACCAGCCGGACTGGCCGCTGGAGGATGCGCTCAAGGCCATGCAGGCCAAGGCCGGCGCCAGCGAGGCCGAGCGCCAGGCGGCGCTGAAGGCCTTCCTGGCCACGCGCGCGCCGATGCATGTGCAGCGCGCCTGGCTGGGACGCAACCCGGACGCCTCGTCCTCGCTGGACCTGCGCGACCGCGACGGCAGGCTGCGCATCACCGCCCGCGTCGACGCCGACGGCACGCCGCGCCTGCAGTTCCTCGATGCGGACGGCCAGGTCACCGACGAATGGACGCAGACCAAGGGCGCGGTGAAGCGCTAGAGCGGGCTGCGGGGAGCTGTTAGCTCCCCCCTTTAGGCGCAGGCCAAGGGAGCTCGAAGTCGCGGCTAGCGACTGAGGGGGAGAGGTCGATCTTCGCGGGAGGGCAAGAGCAGGAGCAAGGGCAGAGGCGGAAGCAAAAGCAAAAGCACCCCCTCCCCGCCTCCCCCTTCGCTTCGCGAAAGGGGAGGGGCGTTTCTACCGACTGCTGGGAGGGCGGTGAGGTTTCGCCAAAGCGCCTTCGCGCGACGACACACGACACACGACACGCGCTAAGGCTCTGCGACCGTCGCCACGACCTGCGCGCGCAGCCATTGGTGGGCCGGGTCGCGGTGCACGCGTTCGTGCCACAGCATCGCCATCCGGTAGCCGGGCACGGCCAGCGGCGCGGGCACCACGCGCAGCGCCGGATGCCCACGCACCAGCCGCTCGGGCAGCATCGCCACCAGGTCGGTGCGCACCAGCGCGGACAGCACGAACAGGAAATGCGGCACCGACAGCGCCACGTTGCGCTTCAGGCCCAGCGCCGCCAGCGCGACGTCGGACGGCCCCTGAAACCCGCCGCCGTCCGGCGAGACGATCACCTGATCGAGCCTGCAGAACTGCGCCAGCGTCGGCCGCCGCTTCAGGCCCGGATGGCCGGCGCGGCCGACCAGCACATAGCGCTCGTCGAACAGGATGCGCTGCCGCATGCCCTCCGGTGCGTCCTCGACGGTGTGGAACGCCAGATCGATCTGCCCCGCCTCGGCCTGCTGCACGATCTGCCGGGGCACCAGCCCACGCACCGCCAGGCGCGTGCCGGGTGCCGCGGTACGCAGGCCGGCCAGCGTCGGCAGTACGATGGTCGAGGCGGCGTAGTCGCTGGCGGCCAGCTGGAAGGTCCGCGTCGCGGTGGCCGGGTCGAACGGCGCCGGTGGCGCCACCGCCTGGCCCAGGGCTTCCAGCGCGGCCCGCAGCGGTTCGCGCAGGGCGTCGGCACGCGCGGTCGGCCGCATGCCCCGCGGCCCCGGCAACAGCAGCGGATCGCCCAGCAGCTCGCGCAGCTTGGCCAGCTGCACGCTGACCGAAGGCTGCGACAGATGCAGGCGCTGCGCGGCGCGGGTAACGTTGTGCTCGGCCAGCAGCGCATCGAGCGTGACCAGCAGGTTGAGGTCCAGGCGCCGCAGATCGTGCATGGCTATAGCTGGCATTGGCAGGATTCATTTCCACTATAGCGGGGCCGGGCCTACGGTGAGCTTCCCGCCTGCCTCGCCACACCGCCATGAAGGTCCTGATCGTCCACGCCCATCCCGAACCGACCTCCCTGACGCGGCACCTGGCCGACACCGCCACCGCCGCGCTCCTGGCCCAGGGTCACGCCGTGCAGCATTCGGACCTCTACGCCATGGGCTGGAAGGCCGTGTTCGACGCGGACGATTTTCCGCAGCGCCTGGACGCGGCGCGCCTGTCCTTCATCCAGGAATCGGGCCACGCCTTCGCCAACGGGCGCCAGTCGCCGGATGTCGAGGCCGAGCAGCGCAAGCTCATGGCCGCCGATGCGCTGGTCCTCGTCTTCCCGCTGTGGTGGTTCGGCATGCCGGCCATCATGAAAGGCTGGATCGAACGGGTCTGGGCCTTCGGACTGGCCTACGGCTATCGCGGCGCCGGCAACGCGTATCGCTATGGCGAAGGCGGCCTGGCGGGCAAGCGCGCGCTGCTGGGCGTCTGCGTCGGCGGGCCGGAGGCGGACTACGGGCCACGCGGCATCAACGGACCGCTCGAGGATCTGCTGTTTCCGATCACGCACGGGACCCTGTTCTTCCCGGGCATGCAGGTGCTTCCCAGCTTCGCCGTCTACGACACCGGCCGGCTCGATGCGGCGCGCCTGGCCGAAGCGAGCGCGGCCTGGCGGACCCGGGTCGAGCGCCTCTTCGAGGACGCGCCCCTGCCCTTCCGCACGCAGAACGGCGGCGATTATCCGGACCGCCACGTGCTG
The window above is part of the Pseudoxanthomonas sp. X-1 genome. Proteins encoded here:
- the treA gene encoding alpha,alpha-trehalase TreA; translated protein: MAPRHRFTAHLLVAAVALGLAACATPPAQVSQAPAIATTAAPATPDQLYPRLFEAVQMGRVFEDQKHFVDMTVRGDPARVEAEYLAARGQPGFDLKAFVATHFDEDPPLQVPTLAQDTDLRGHIDALWPVLTRSFRQVPPHSSALALPEPTVVPGGRFREVYYWDSYFTMLGLFESGRGALARQMLDNFAYQVDTYGHIPNGTRSYYLSRSQPPFFAFMVSEASAQQGDEVRRRYLPQLQAEYAYWMRGSEALKPGQASARVVRLADGSLLNRYWDDRDMPRQEAWAHDVATAAQVRASRPAGEVYRDLRAAAESGWDFSSRWFDDPQQLGSIHTTQIVPVDLNSLMYHLEATLAAACAQQPGACRIDYATRAAQRQAAIERHLWNPAGYYADYDLRTRAPRDRVTAAMLYPLFAGLASPDHAQRTAVTVQAQLVGPGGLVTTPVRSGQQWDAPNGWAPLQWVAVDGLRRYGQDALAERIGRAFLARVSGVFDAEHKLTEKYDVLVTGQRAGGGEYPNQDGFGWTNGVTLRLLDLYPPSGR
- a CDS encoding M48 family metallopeptidase, which codes for MTPLKYLAGYPEPLQQQVRALIDAGKLGEVLARRYDTAHAVRTDRQLYDYTQAMKERYLRQSAPLHKVVYDPRLQVVKHALGTHTQVSRVQGGRLKASREIRIATVFRDAPAPFLEMIVAHELAHLKEADHNKAFYQLCTHMSADYHQLEFDLRLYLTQLELGGD
- a CDS encoding oxidoreductase-like domain-containing protein encodes the protein MPEDDPRPVPPEPPLPSDCCDSGCDPCVYDLHAEEMTRYREQLAAWRARHPEADH
- a CDS encoding M1 family metallopeptidase, translated to MYRRGWAIGFGLVLAGCAAWALAQAVPMPAASAPPPVADDGDGIALAGADAGAVRTPSAADAWGGPRTGREATLSDRVVDYRIQVRLDAITHTLDGRERLTWRNRSAVPVSAVYLHLYLNAFRNTGSTFFHEKHDLGLDAGGDTPVRRDGWGWIDMTSVRQAGRAVRQSFVQPDGGPATDMTVVRLDLPQPVAPGQRTTLDIDFAAQLPRVIARTGWFGSFHLVGQWFPKIAVLELPGERGATAPRWNAHEFHLDSEFYADFGNYDVTVDVPSDYRVGATGVLQGAPETFHQRTRYRYVQDDVHDFAWTADKRFATPLRGTWAGTGSPEVAVQVLYPPEYVASAGPALKATQDALTYFSRTLGPYPYRSVTVVIPPYNAAEAGGMEYPTFFTAEGYAKVPPGSSTAAALDFVSIHEFGHGYFYGILASNEFEEPMLDEGLNEFWDQRMLRDGHRRYDLLPPWLNRVGVHLPVTDPFVFERLGAQVDDPSDPTGASAWNRLDASGYGSVYSRTATLMRDLETELGRPALERAFKDYYTTWRFRHPSIADLRESLVASTGQRALIERVFDQQVYAVHKLDDSLADLTSEPVTPLAGRVVEAGRTVTRGEEETEALADARTAAWDKAHPQAAPGAGPFAWRTTVTVRRRGAAVPQTLVVTFADGSTRRFDWDDALPWKRWSFVDQRRAVSAQLDPQQRHFLDANKLDDGRRIEGDHAAARRWSADILALLQALQTALVNL
- a CDS encoding LysR family transcriptional regulator, with product MHDLRRLDLNLLVTLDALLAEHNVTRAAQRLHLSQPSVSVQLAKLRELLGDPLLLPGPRGMRPTARADALREPLRAALEALGQAVAPPAPFDPATATRTFQLAASDYAASTIVLPTLAGLRTAAPGTRLAVRGLVPRQIVQQAEAGQIDLAFHTVEDAPEGMRQRILFDERYVLVGRAGHPGLKRRPTLAQFCRLDQVIVSPDGGGFQGPSDVALAALGLKRNVALSVPHFLFVLSALVRTDLVAMLPERLVRGHPALRVVPAPLAVPGYRMAMLWHERVHRDPAHQWLRAQVVATVAEP
- a CDS encoding NAD(P)H-dependent oxidoreductase, which gives rise to MKVLIVHAHPEPTSLTRHLADTATAALLAQGHAVQHSDLYAMGWKAVFDADDFPQRLDAARLSFIQESGHAFANGRQSPDVEAEQRKLMAADALVLVFPLWWFGMPAIMKGWIERVWAFGLAYGYRGAGNAYRYGEGGLAGKRALLGVCVGGPEADYGPRGINGPLEDLLFPITHGTLFFPGMQVLPSFAVYDTGRLDAARLAEASAAWRTRVERLFEDAPLPFRTQNGGDYPDRHVLADHIAPGRSGLTVHLDADPA